Proteins encoded within one genomic window of Vespula vulgaris chromosome 16, iyVesVulg1.1, whole genome shotgun sequence:
- the LOC127069847 gene encoding uncharacterized protein LOC127069847, whose amino-acid sequence MTNRSSALRTTLLTFPRLRGSAYRRSLHVFSLECNTRIKLTCAFLGHAAMVKYKGEANVDATSHSSRSCRSPRELLDELENCSRLRLQNENCHKSLWITLSISTSEITE is encoded by the exons ATGACAAATCGTTCTAGTGCTCTTCGTACGACCCTACTTACCTTTCCCAGGCTTCGAGGATCAGCATACCGACGTTCACTCCACGTATTTTCTCTag AGTGCAACACGAGGATAAAGTTGACGTGTGCATTTCTCGGTCACGCCGCTATGGTTAAATACAAAGGCGAGGCAAACGTCGACGCAACGAGTCACTCGTCGAGATCGTGTAGGAGTCCGAGAGAATTGTTGGATGAACTGGAAAATTGCTCACGCCTACGACTTCAGAATGAGAATTGTCATAAGTCGTTATGGATCACTTTGTCGATCTCAAC CAGTGAAATAACCGAATAA